The following are encoded in a window of Primulina eburnea isolate SZY01 chromosome 4, ASM2296580v1, whole genome shotgun sequence genomic DNA:
- the LOC140830836 gene encoding protein FAR1-RELATED SEQUENCE 1-like, translating into MDFEIDDEINGEVLGSSIHFETRTDNRNVIAGSSNDGIQQGLDVKVDEESSKRELFQFEDLQAVNCSGPSDDPCVGLEFESEAAAHAFYNAYATREGFVIRVSKLSRSRRDGSAIGRALVCNKEGFRTPDKREKVVRQRMETRVGCRAMILVRKVSSGRWAVTKFVKEHTHPLTPGKGRRDLICDQYPNEHDKIRELSMQLAVEKKKVAMYKRHLEIIFEHIEEHNQSLSKKTQGIVNSVKEMESEE; encoded by the coding sequence ATGGATTTTGAGATTGACGATGAAATAAATGGTGAGGTGTTGGGAAGTTCTATTCATTTTGAAACAAGAACAGACAACAGGAATGTTATAGCGGGAAGTTCTAATGATGGGATCCAGCAAGGACTGGATGTTAAGGTGGATGAAGAGTCCTCCAAAAGGGAATTATTTCAATTTGAAGATCTGCAAGCTGTTAACTGTTCAGGTCCTAGTGATGATCCTTGTGTGGGGCTGGAGTTTGAATCTGAGGCAGCAGCACACGCATTTTACAATGCATATGCAACAAGGGAGGGTTTTGTGATCCGTGTGAGCAAGCTTTCTCGATCCAGGCGTGATGGATCAGCCATTGGTCGGGCGCTTGTTTGCAACAAGGAAGGATTCAGAACACCTGACAAGCGTGAGAAAGTTGTACGGCAGAGGATGGAAACACGGGTTGGTTGCAGAGCAATGATTTTGGTCAGGAAAGTGAGTTCTGGCCGATGGGCTGTCACAAAATTTGTAAAGGAGCACACACATCCACTAACTCCTGGTAAGGGTCGTAGAGATCTCATATGTGATCAATATCCCAATGAACATGATAAAATCCGGGAACTATCAATGCAGCTGGCTGTTGAGAAAAAGAAAGTTGCTATGTATAAAAGGCATttggaaattatttttgaacacattgaggaacataatcaatctctttCGAAGAAAACTCAAGGCATTGTGAACAGTGTCAAGGAAATGGAATCTGAAGAGTGA